Proteins encoded together in one Xiphophorus maculatus strain JP 163 A chromosome 13, X_maculatus-5.0-male, whole genome shotgun sequence window:
- the LOC102228795 gene encoding sperm-associated antigen 1A-like, whose product MGNAQEKPSGSGGGATPRRDNPRTHGAPGKEVANGAPRENSPAGGEEEPQQQQPDSSGVDRSYLDAPAGALPPHLARLKNEGNHLFKNGQFGDALEKYTQAIDGCSEAGIDSPEDLSILYSNRAACHLKDGNSGDCIQDCNKALELQPFSLKPLLRRAMAHESLERYRKAYVDYKTVLQIDTGVQAAHDSVHRITKVLIEQDGPGWREKLPEIPVVPLAVQQQHREKPVSVEAAQARAARAAQEEARRKEARFTLLKHEGNSLVKKGLFQEALEKYTECLSVKPDECAVYTNRAICFLKLNRYEKAKQDCDSALQLDPANKKAFYRRALALKGLQDYLSASRDLQEVLQLDPKVHEAEQELEEVTSLLRQSLINRADHT is encoded by the exons ATGGGGAACGCGCAGGAGAAACCCTCCGGCAGCGGCGGAGGAGCGACGCCGAGGCGGGACAACCCGCGGACTCACGGAGCTCCCGGAAAGGAGGTCGCCAACGGCGCTCCGAGAGAAAACAGCCCGGCAGGTGGGGAAGAggagccgcagcagcagcagccggacAGCTCCGGGGTGGATAGGAGTTACCTGGATGCTCCGGCCGGAGCTTTGCCTCCTCACCTGGCCCGGCTGAAGAATGAGGGGAACCACCTCTTTAAAAACGGCCAGTTTGGAGACGCGCTGGAGAAGTACACCCAGGCTATAGATGGATGCTCTGAGGCAG GCATTGACAGTCCAGAAGATCTGAGTATCCTCTACTCCAACAGAGCTGCCTGCCACCTGAAGGACGGAAACAGCGGCGACTGCATTCAAGACTGCAACAA GGCCTTAGAGCTGCAGCCCTTCTCCTTGAAGCCGTTGCTGCGCAGAGCCATGGCCCATGAGTCACTGGAGCGCTACAGGAAGGCCTACGTTGATTACAAGACGGTGCTGCAGATCGACACCGGAGTGCAGGCGGCTCATGACAGCGTCCACAG GATCACAAAGGTGCTGATCGAGCAAGACGGGCCTGGATGGAGAGAAAAGCTTCCTGAGATTCCTGTCGTCCCGCTGGCcgtccagcagcagcacagagagaaaCCAGTCAGCGTCGAGGCGGCGCAGGCGCGAGCCGCCAGGGCCGCGCAGGAGGAAG ccaGAAGAAAAGAGGCTCGCTTTACTTTACTCAAACACGAAGGCAACAGTCTGGTGAAGAAGGGCCTCTTCCAGGAGGCTCTGGAGAAGTACACTGAGTGTCTCTCGGTGAAACCTGATGAATGTGCTGTTTACACAAACAG AGCCATTTGTTTCCTGAAGCTGAATCGGTACGAAAAGGCCAAACAGGACTGCGACTCGGCGCTGCAGCTGGATCCAGCCAATAAGAAAGCCTTCTACAGACGGGCCCTGGCCTTGAAGGGACTACAG GATTACCTGTCGGCCAGCCGCGACCTGCAGGAGGTCCTCCAGCTGGACCCCAAAGTCCACGAGGCCgagcaggagctggaggaggtgaCGAGCCTGCTGAGGCAAAGCTTGATAAACAGAGCTGATCACACATGA